One stretch of Variovorax sp. 54 DNA includes these proteins:
- a CDS encoding ABC transporter substrate-binding protein: MPPLFTRHRFLRHAVALSAALLATPLAAWAAPASGEPVWFGVSGPLTGQNAQYGAQWKAGFDLAIDHINAQGGIHGRPLAYNFEDSQSDPRQSVAIAQKLVNDKRVLIELGDFSSPASMAASPIYQRAGLVQLGFTNSHPDFTKGGDYIWSPSISQADAQPLLADLAVKTLGFKRIAVLFLNTDWGRTSKDVLVKAAQERGAQLAIAEGYQPDEKDFRSTLVRVRDANPDGLVLISYYPDGALIAGQVRSVGLKQPIAAVGSVYSPKFIELGGAAVNGIHTNTAFYPDEPRAEVQEFVKSFRAKYSKEPDAFNAYAYDAVVYAAAALRQAGPKADRKAVRDAFYKIKDVPSVIFGKATFDAQTRRVIGVKSVNLVVKDGKWAQIDEKAAVASSK; this comes from the coding sequence ATGCCGCCGCTGTTCACCCGCCATCGTTTCCTGCGCCATGCGGTCGCACTGTCCGCCGCCTTGCTGGCCACGCCGCTCGCGGCCTGGGCCGCACCCGCCAGCGGCGAGCCCGTGTGGTTCGGCGTGAGCGGCCCGCTCACCGGACAGAACGCGCAGTACGGCGCGCAGTGGAAGGCCGGCTTCGACCTCGCGATCGATCACATCAACGCGCAAGGCGGCATCCACGGCCGGCCGCTGGCCTACAACTTCGAGGACAGCCAGAGCGACCCGCGCCAGTCGGTCGCCATTGCGCAGAAGCTCGTGAACGACAAGCGCGTGCTCATCGAGCTGGGCGACTTCTCCAGCCCCGCCTCGATGGCCGCTTCGCCCATCTACCAGCGCGCGGGCCTCGTGCAGCTGGGCTTCACCAACTCGCACCCCGACTTCACCAAGGGCGGCGACTACATCTGGAGCCCGTCGATCAGCCAGGCCGACGCGCAGCCGTTGCTCGCCGACCTGGCCGTGAAGACGCTGGGCTTCAAGCGCATCGCCGTGCTCTTCCTGAACACCGACTGGGGCCGCACCAGCAAGGACGTGCTCGTGAAGGCCGCGCAGGAGCGCGGCGCGCAGCTCGCCATTGCCGAGGGCTACCAGCCCGACGAGAAAGACTTCCGCTCGACCCTGGTGCGCGTGCGCGACGCCAACCCCGACGGGCTGGTGCTCATCTCGTACTACCCCGACGGCGCGCTCATCGCGGGCCAGGTGCGCAGCGTGGGCCTGAAGCAGCCGATCGCCGCCGTGGGCTCGGTCTACTCGCCCAAGTTCATCGAGCTCGGCGGCGCGGCCGTGAACGGCATCCACACCAACACCGCCTTCTATCCCGACGAGCCGCGCGCCGAGGTGCAGGAGTTCGTGAAGAGCTTCCGCGCGAAGTACAGCAAGGAGCCCGACGCCTTCAACGCCTATGCCTACGACGCCGTGGTGTACGCCGCCGCCGCACTGCGCCAGGCCGGCCCCAAGGCCGACCGCAAGGCCGTGCGCGATGCGTTCTACAAGATCAAGGACGTGCCCAGCGTCATCTTCGGCAAGGCCACCTTCGATGCGCAGACGCGCCGCGTGATCGGCGTGAAGAGCGTGAACCTGGTGGTGAAGGACGGCAAGTGGGCGCAGATCGACGAGAAGGCGGCTGTGGCGTCGTCGAAATGA
- a CDS encoding ABC transporter permease has translation MSFTSFFDHTVNGLIIGNIYALLAVGLALIFGVSHLINFAHGSVYTVGAYIGWASITYLHTPLPITIALVVLGSGALGMLIERVGLRPLQGAARIAPLLATIGISFVLDILVQLVFSPDPRALPTQLPDWRLQIGTGTIGALDLLIAGIGITSAAVLFGFLRFTKLGWAVRATAQDRDAAQQMGVDVNRVNQTVFAIAAALGGLSGLLVGMYYNNISPAMSFQATLKGVVATVVGGVGNVPGAIVGSLLLGLIESYGVAILGTPYRNLFAFALLLVILVWKPNGLFGRKRVLPPEPLTGTFIAPTKPWRVPPRVLLALFAAAVLLPLFDPSPYVLQTLTNAWLYGALALSLTLVAGTIGQISLGHAGLLAIGAYASSLLVLDLHLPVGTGIVVAGVLTSLIGTALIFPAFRLRGHYVSIATLGIGEIVALTILNWESLTRGPIGVSGIPPLSLFGRDASSNEAIYWASFGALVLLALLQWRLLRSHLGRTFRAVREDEVAARAYGVSPDRYKALAFGFGGFAAGVSGAFTAHMYSYINHETFGSQISILALTMVILGGLGNISGALLGAVALVSLPELFRVTAEYRMLIYGVALLLLIRFRPQGLLGTV, from the coding sequence ATGAGCTTCACCTCCTTCTTCGACCACACGGTCAACGGCCTGATCATCGGCAACATCTATGCGTTGCTGGCGGTCGGGCTCGCGCTGATCTTCGGCGTCTCGCACCTCATCAACTTCGCGCACGGCTCGGTGTACACCGTGGGCGCGTACATCGGTTGGGCCAGCATCACCTACCTGCACACGCCGCTGCCGATCACCATCGCGCTGGTGGTGCTCGGCAGTGGCGCGCTCGGCATGCTCATCGAGCGCGTGGGGCTGCGGCCATTGCAAGGCGCTGCGCGCATCGCACCGCTGCTGGCCACCATCGGCATCAGCTTCGTGCTCGACATCCTCGTGCAGCTGGTGTTCAGCCCCGACCCGCGCGCGCTGCCCACGCAGCTGCCCGACTGGCGCCTGCAGATCGGCACCGGCACCATCGGCGCGCTCGACCTGCTGATCGCGGGCATCGGCATCACCAGCGCGGCCGTGCTGTTCGGCTTCCTGCGTTTCACGAAGCTCGGCTGGGCCGTGCGCGCCACCGCGCAAGACCGCGACGCCGCGCAGCAGATGGGCGTGGACGTGAACCGCGTGAACCAGACCGTGTTCGCCATCGCCGCCGCGCTGGGTGGGCTCTCGGGCCTGCTGGTGGGCATGTACTACAACAACATCAGCCCGGCGATGAGCTTCCAGGCCACGCTCAAGGGCGTGGTGGCCACGGTGGTCGGCGGCGTGGGCAACGTGCCCGGCGCCATCGTCGGCAGCCTGCTGCTGGGGCTCATCGAAAGCTATGGCGTGGCGATTCTCGGCACGCCGTACCGCAACCTGTTTGCGTTTGCGCTTCTGCTGGTCATTCTGGTGTGGAAGCCGAACGGCCTCTTCGGCCGCAAGCGTGTGCTGCCGCCCGAACCGCTCACCGGCACCTTCATCGCACCGACCAAGCCATGGCGCGTGCCGCCGCGCGTGTTGCTCGCGCTGTTCGCCGCGGCCGTGCTGCTGCCGCTGTTCGATCCGTCGCCCTACGTGCTGCAGACGCTCACCAACGCCTGGCTCTACGGTGCGCTCGCCCTGAGCCTCACGCTGGTGGCCGGCACCATCGGCCAGATCTCTCTGGGCCATGCGGGGCTGCTGGCCATCGGCGCGTACGCCTCGTCGCTGCTGGTGCTCGACCTGCACCTGCCCGTGGGCACGGGCATCGTCGTCGCGGGCGTGCTCACCTCGCTGATCGGCACGGCGCTCATCTTCCCGGCCTTCCGTCTGCGCGGGCACTACGTGTCGATCGCCACGCTGGGCATCGGCGAGATCGTGGCGCTCACCATCCTCAACTGGGAAAGCCTCACGCGCGGGCCGATCGGTGTGTCGGGCATTCCGCCGCTGTCGCTGTTCGGGCGCGATGCGTCGTCGAACGAGGCGATCTACTGGGCCTCGTTCGGCGCACTGGTGCTGCTGGCCCTGCTGCAGTGGCGCCTGTTGCGCTCGCACCTGGGCCGCACCTTCCGCGCGGTGCGCGAAGACGAGGTGGCCGCGCGTGCCTACGGCGTGAGCCCCGACCGCTACAAGGCGCTGGCCTTCGGCTTCGGCGGCTTCGCGGCCGGCGTGAGCGGCGCCTTCACCGCGCACATGTACTCGTACATCAACCACGAGACCTTCGGCTCGCAGATCTCGATCCTCGCGCTCACGATGGTGATCCTCGGCGGGCTCGGGAACATCAGCGGCGCGCTGCTGGGTGCGGTCGCGCTCGTGAGCCTGCCCGAGCTGTTCCGCGTGACGGCCGAGTACCGCATGTTGATCTACGGCGTCGCGCTGCTTCTGTTGATCCGCTTCCGTCCCCAAGGCCTGCTCGGCACCGTCTGA
- a CDS encoding OsmC family protein, which translates to MSHLNDYLAEKRAAVLARNAAVAAGTAQPSQLKASVRAEGRSGVRRLRIREHQVISDSPPDFAGYNLGPSSPELQLGVLGTCVTHIFLIQAAERQVPLESLEVEVTGVIDPRGGKPGHEQTPIWPHEIGYTVHIDSPASREEIDALFEAVERNCPILNLLRNPQAIRAEVKLVNSKAKVADAIAA; encoded by the coding sequence ATGAGCCACCTCAACGACTACCTCGCCGAAAAACGCGCCGCCGTGCTGGCACGCAACGCCGCCGTCGCGGCCGGCACCGCGCAGCCCTCGCAGCTCAAGGCCAGCGTGCGCGCCGAAGGCCGCAGCGGCGTGCGCCGCCTGCGCATCCGCGAGCACCAGGTCATCAGCGACAGCCCACCCGATTTCGCGGGCTACAACCTCGGCCCGAGTTCGCCCGAACTGCAGCTGGGCGTGCTCGGCACCTGCGTGACGCACATCTTCCTGATCCAGGCGGCCGAACGGCAGGTGCCGCTCGAAAGCCTCGAGGTCGAGGTGACCGGCGTCATCGACCCGCGCGGCGGCAAGCCGGGCCACGAGCAGACGCCGATCTGGCCGCATGAGATCGGCTACACGGTGCACATCGATTCGCCCGCGAGCCGCGAAGAGATCGACGCGCTGTTCGAAGCGGTGGAGCGCAACTGCCCCATCCTCAACCTGCTGCGCAATCCGCAGGCCATCCGCGCCGAGGTGAAGCTCGTGAACTCGAAGGCGAAGGTCGCCGATGCCATCGCTGCTTGA
- a CDS encoding ABC transporter ATP-binding protein produces the protein MPSLLEIHGLVRRFGGLTAVNAVDLQVGEGELLSVIGPNGAGKTTLFNLVTGLDKPDAGQVRFDGHDITGLPAQQLAQRGLARTFQHGRVFANLSVLDNVLVGAHTRLRAVKPRVGSVPGLGALAELALALVQPSAVRREEEALRDEAREIIALFGERLTPRTDHPAYSLSYANRRRVEIARALALRPRLLLLDEPTAGMNESETAEMLEIIRGLKARGQTILLIEHKLDLVMQLSDRVAVLDDGRKIAEGLPDAVRNDPAVIEAYLGHRHVGEAQKEAVPA, from the coding sequence ATGCCATCGCTGCTTGAGATCCACGGCCTCGTGCGCCGCTTCGGCGGGCTCACGGCCGTCAACGCCGTCGACCTGCAGGTGGGCGAGGGCGAACTGTTGAGCGTGATCGGTCCGAACGGCGCAGGCAAGACCACGCTGTTCAACCTCGTCACCGGCCTCGACAAGCCCGACGCCGGCCAGGTGCGCTTCGACGGGCACGACATCACCGGCCTGCCCGCGCAGCAGCTCGCACAGCGCGGCCTCGCGCGCACCTTCCAGCATGGGCGCGTGTTCGCGAACCTCTCGGTGCTCGACAACGTGCTGGTCGGCGCGCACACGCGGCTGCGCGCCGTGAAACCACGCGTGGGTAGTGTGCCGGGCCTCGGTGCACTGGCCGAGCTGGCGCTTGCGCTGGTGCAGCCAAGCGCCGTGCGACGCGAGGAAGAAGCGCTGCGCGACGAGGCGCGCGAGATCATCGCGCTCTTCGGCGAACGGCTCACGCCGCGCACCGACCATCCGGCCTACAGCCTCTCGTACGCCAACCGCCGCCGCGTGGAGATTGCACGCGCGCTCGCACTGCGACCGCGCCTGCTGCTGCTCGACGAGCCCACCGCTGGCATGAACGAGAGCGAGACGGCCGAGATGCTGGAGATCATTCGCGGCCTCAAGGCGCGCGGCCAGACCATCCTGCTGATCGAGCACAAGCTCGACCTCGTGATGCAGCTGTCCGACCGCGTGGCCGTGCTCGACGACGGCCGCAAGATCGCCGAAGGCCTGCCGGACGCGGTGCGCAACGACCCCGCGGTGATCGAGGCCTACCTCGGCCATCGCCATGTGGGCGAAGCACAGAAAGAGGCGGTGCCCGCATGA
- a CDS encoding ABC transporter ATP-binding protein, producing MIATVARTGLSPSFLWGEGRNDDLPERAITQASVGTVPPLLQLQKINSFYGPVQAHFDLDIEVRKGQIVSLLGGNASGKSTTMKIVLGLLKPRLGEVRFNGESTLGLSTPQIIRKGIGSVPEARRLFPAMTVRENLLMGAYARRDRAGVAEDLARMLELFPRVAERLGFLAGTLSGGEQQMVAMARALMGRPQLLCMDEPTMGLSPLYVDKVLELIARINAQGVSVFMVEQNASLALQIAHHGYVLQTGRIVLSGPARALLADARIRDAYLGGEGAARTAS from the coding sequence ATGATCGCCACCGTTGCCCGCACCGGCCTGTCTCCTTCTTTCCTCTGGGGAGAGGGGAGAAACGACGACCTGCCTGAACGCGCCATCACGCAAGCTTCGGTGGGCACCGTCCCGCCACTGCTGCAGCTCCAGAAGATCAACAGCTTCTACGGCCCGGTGCAAGCCCACTTTGACCTCGACATCGAAGTGCGCAAAGGCCAGATCGTCAGCCTGCTCGGTGGCAATGCCAGCGGCAAGTCGACCACGATGAAGATCGTGCTCGGCCTGCTCAAGCCGCGCTTGGGCGAGGTCCGCTTCAACGGCGAATCGACGCTCGGCCTGAGCACGCCGCAGATCATCCGCAAGGGCATCGGCTCGGTGCCCGAGGCGCGCCGCCTGTTCCCCGCGATGACCGTGCGCGAGAACCTGCTCATGGGCGCCTATGCGCGCCGCGATCGCGCGGGCGTGGCCGAAGACCTGGCGCGCATGCTCGAACTGTTCCCGCGCGTGGCGGAGCGCCTGGGCTTTTTGGCCGGCACGCTCTCGGGCGGCGAGCAGCAGATGGTCGCCATGGCGCGCGCGCTCATGGGCCGGCCGCAGCTGCTGTGCATGGACGAACCCACGATGGGCCTGTCGCCGCTGTACGTCGACAAGGTGCTCGAGCTCATCGCGCGCATCAACGCGCAGGGCGTCTCGGTCTTCATGGTCGAACAGAACGCCAGCCTCGCGCTGCAGATCGCGCACCACGGCTACGTGCTGCAAACAGGCCGCATCGTGCTCTCGGGCCCGGCGCGCGCACTGCTGGCCGACGCACGCATCCGCGATGCCTACCTGGGCGGCGAGGGCGCCGCCCGCACCGCCTCCTGA